From Chthonomonas sp., the proteins below share one genomic window:
- a CDS encoding AI-2E family transporter, whose protein sequence is MIVVVLLCWFLYAVRSILPPFILALLIAVLLEPLVQRMMRRGVRRVAAVIAVMSVFFLGVGGLIVLAVPSVTQQVTTLSARVDSLTNSLLNEPASRSPFVRWNPVQQATPRTASSVDKLLKSQEGLLERVGLPTTQSGLVKEYVDPHRERITGFVRGFFSSFIGILASAASQIFLLLFTPIFVLLLLLDMDGLRVRSISWIPPSIRRGTLGLLREVGQVIVAYIRGLMVTVAIWTTLCAIVLTVLGVPYSILLALLFGAVYIIPYAGAIIMNVSVLLVTGFAGANGNFFMSFSDPWTFAMVVTGIFFAVFMIYDNIINPKIVGGSVGLNPLLSMFVVFSGAALMGLIGMLIAYPLAGTIKVILNRVLRVTGATTDEVALPAVPLRHQST, encoded by the coding sequence GTGATCGTAGTTGTACTGCTGTGCTGGTTCCTCTACGCCGTCCGCTCGATCCTGCCTCCGTTCATTCTTGCCCTTTTAATTGCGGTTCTCTTGGAACCGCTTGTCCAGCGCATGATGCGCCGAGGCGTGCGCCGTGTGGCCGCCGTCATCGCCGTCATGTCAGTCTTCTTTCTGGGGGTTGGCGGCCTCATTGTGCTCGCCGTGCCCAGCGTGACCCAGCAGGTCACCACGCTCTCGGCCCGGGTCGATAGCCTCACCAATTCGCTGCTCAACGAGCCGGCGAGCCGCAGCCCGTTTGTGCGGTGGAACCCTGTGCAACAGGCAACCCCGCGCACCGCGTCGAGCGTGGACAAACTTCTCAAGAGCCAGGAGGGTCTGCTCGAACGAGTTGGCCTGCCGACCACCCAGTCGGGCCTGGTAAAGGAATACGTAGACCCGCATCGCGAGCGCATCACCGGCTTTGTCCGTGGATTCTTCTCCAGCTTCATCGGCATTCTCGCGAGCGCGGCATCGCAGATATTCCTGCTGTTGTTCACGCCGATTTTTGTGCTTTTGCTGCTGCTCGATATGGATGGCCTGCGGGTGCGCAGTATTAGTTGGATCCCGCCGAGCATCCGCCGCGGCACCCTCGGATTGCTGCGCGAAGTCGGCCAGGTCATCGTCGCCTACATCCGCGGCCTCATGGTCACCGTCGCGATCTGGACGACGCTCTGCGCGATCGTGCTGACGGTACTTGGCGTGCCGTATTCAATTTTGCTCGCCCTCCTTTTTGGTGCGGTGTATATCATCCCTTATGCCGGGGCGATCATCATGAACGTCTCGGTTTTGCTGGTCACCGGGTTTGCCGGCGCCAACGGAAACTTCTTCATGTCGTTCAGCGATCCGTGGACCTTCGCGATGGTGGTCACCGGTATTTTCTTTGCGGTGTTTATGATCTACGACAACATCATCAACCCCAAAATTGTGGGCGGCTCGGTTGGGCTCAACCCGCTGCTCAGCATGTTCGTCGTGTTTAGCGGTGCGGCGCTCATGGGCCTTATCGGCATGCTCATCGCCTACCCCCTCGCGGGCACCATCAAGGTCATTCTCAACCGCGTGTTGCGCGTGACGGGCGCGACCACTGACGAGGTCGCACTTCCCGCCGTCCCCCTGCGTCATCAAAGTACGTGA